A region from the Beduinella massiliensis genome encodes:
- a CDS encoding ABC transporter substrate-binding protein, which produces MNSIKKFLSVLLAGAMCLTLFVPAMADDTAAATETEKPLVIATSNFSGKFSPFFCDTVYDRWIGETLTQELAMTSDRQGAPVKNAIEGETIPYNGTDYTYTGITDVSEVYDEASDTTTYTIKIKDGVKFADGEVMDADDLIFSYYVYADPSYDGSASLYSYGIIGMENYRQNNSMAESVEVDTANLSDAVKARIAAELVAPLLTSEMEWAKSIYGNADYKSYTDAYPVAKDLFAFLYSKDEAYDSTKVEDEAQVLADIIAQYGSDYAAAASAYGDDAMFDAQVETMVLEETLATAGGEEVSRIEGIKKVDQNTVTVTTKGFQAPAIYNICGIAIAPMHYYGDVSLYDYENDQFGFTRGDLSAVKAKTSAPMGAGPYKFVKYENKIVYLEANENYWRGEPKTKYVQYRETLEPDKVSAVGTGTVDLTDPTFSDTAVKEIMGYNSNGELDGDKIVVNTVDNLGYGYLGINADTVNVGGEPLSEASKNLRKALATVLAVYRDVSIDSYYGDRASIINYPISNTSWAAPQKTDEDYKVAFSVGVDGADLYTADMTAEQKYDAALAAAVEYLKAAGYTYDEAAGKFTAAPEGAKLEYEIIIPADGAGDHPSFGVVTDTRNALEKIGITLTINDPADSTILWDRLDAGTQELWAAAWQATVDPDLYQTYHSSNIVGLPGSTESNHYHLADPELDKLIMDARSSADQAYRKATYKACLDRIVDAAVEIPVYQRQNCIIFSPERINMDTVTPDITTFWDWTQGAYHMEMVK; this is translated from the coding sequence ATGAACAGCATCAAGAAGTTCCTGTCCGTGCTGCTCGCAGGCGCAATGTGCCTCACCCTGTTCGTTCCCGCGATGGCGGACGACACGGCGGCGGCGACCGAGACCGAAAAGCCCCTGGTCATCGCCACGAGCAACTTCAGCGGCAAGTTCAGCCCCTTCTTCTGCGACACCGTCTACGACCGTTGGATCGGCGAGACGCTGACGCAGGAGCTGGCCATGACGTCGGATCGTCAGGGCGCGCCGGTGAAGAACGCGATCGAGGGTGAGACCATTCCGTACAACGGAACGGATTACACCTATACGGGCATCACCGACGTATCCGAGGTCTACGACGAGGCCTCCGATACGACGACCTATACCATCAAGATCAAGGACGGCGTCAAGTTCGCCGACGGCGAAGTCATGGACGCCGACGACCTGATCTTCTCCTATTACGTGTACGCCGACCCGTCTTATGACGGAAGCGCGTCGCTGTATTCCTACGGCATCATCGGCATGGAGAATTACCGCCAGAACAACTCCATGGCGGAGTCGGTCGAGGTGGACACCGCCAACCTGTCCGACGCGGTCAAGGCGCGCATCGCGGCCGAGCTGGTCGCTCCGCTGCTGACCTCTGAGATGGAGTGGGCGAAGAGCATCTACGGCAACGCCGATTACAAGTCCTACACGGACGCGTACCCGGTGGCCAAGGATCTGTTCGCCTTCCTGTACAGCAAGGATGAGGCGTACGACTCCACCAAGGTGGAGGACGAGGCGCAGGTGCTCGCAGACATCATCGCTCAGTACGGCAGCGACTATGCGGCCGCGGCCAGCGCCTATGGCGACGACGCGATGTTCGACGCGCAGGTGGAGACCATGGTGCTCGAGGAGACCCTTGCGACTGCCGGCGGCGAAGAGGTTTCGCGCATCGAGGGCATCAAGAAGGTCGACCAGAACACCGTCACCGTGACCACCAAGGGCTTCCAGGCCCCGGCGATCTACAATATCTGCGGCATCGCGATCGCTCCGATGCACTACTACGGCGACGTGAGCCTGTACGACTACGAGAACGATCAGTTCGGCTTCACCCGCGGCGACCTGTCCGCCGTGAAGGCGAAGACCAGCGCTCCGATGGGCGCCGGCCCCTACAAGTTCGTCAAGTACGAGAACAAGATCGTCTATCTCGAAGCGAACGAGAACTACTGGCGCGGCGAGCCGAAGACCAAGTACGTTCAGTACAGGGAAACGCTCGAGCCCGATAAGGTTTCCGCTGTCGGCACCGGCACCGTAGACCTGACCGACCCGACCTTCAGCGACACCGCCGTGAAGGAAATTATGGGTTACAACTCCAACGGCGAGCTCGACGGCGACAAGATCGTCGTGAACACCGTCGACAACCTCGGCTACGGCTACCTCGGCATCAACGCCGACACCGTGAACGTGGGCGGCGAACCGCTGAGCGAGGCCTCCAAGAACCTGCGCAAGGCGCTGGCGACCGTGCTGGCCGTGTATCGCGACGTGTCGATCGACTCCTACTACGGCGATCGCGCGAGCATCATTAACTACCCGATCTCCAACACCTCCTGGGCGGCCCCGCAGAAGACGGACGAGGACTACAAGGTCGCGTTCTCCGTCGGCGTGGATGGCGCTGACCTGTACACCGCGGACATGACCGCGGAGCAGAAGTACGACGCGGCCCTCGCGGCGGCTGTCGAATACCTGAAGGCGGCCGGCTATACCTACGACGAAGCCGCCGGCAAGTTCACCGCCGCGCCCGAAGGCGCGAAGCTCGAGTACGAGATCATCATCCCGGCCGACGGCGCGGGCGATCACCCGTCGTTCGGCGTCGTGACCGACACGCGCAATGCGCTGGAGAAGATCGGCATCACGCTGACCATCAACGACCCAGCCGATTCCACCATTCTCTGGGATCGCCTGGACGCCGGCACGCAGGAGCTGTGGGCCGCGGCCTGGCAGGCCACGGTCGACCCGGACCTGTATCAGACCTATCACTCCAGCAATATCGTGGGTCTGCCGGGCAGCACCGAGTCCAACCACTATCACCTGGCGGATCCGGAACTGGATAAGCTGATCATGGACGCGCGCTCCAGCGCCGATCAGGCGTACCGCAAGGCGACCTATAAGGCCTGCCTGGATCGCATCGTCGATGCCGCGGTCGAAATTCCGGTCTATCAGCGCCAGAACTGCATCATCTTCAGCCCGGAGCGCATCAACATGGACACCGTGACCCCGGACATCACCACCTTCTGGGATTGGACGCAGGGCGCCTATCACATGGAAATGGTGAAGTAA
- a CDS encoding phospho-sugar mutase, protein MTYKETYEKWLRDFADDPATLQELKAIAGDEKEIEDRFYTELSFGTAGMRGVLGAGTNRMNLQNVRRATKGFADYINAGDPSYPKRGVVIAYDSRRMSPEFAKAAALVLCREGIHVYLFDELRPVPVLSYAVRHLHAVAGIVITASHNPPQYNGYKVYWEDGAQMPPEYADQVLSRIRACTYQDAVEMDEEEARAAGLLQIIGNREVDDDYIAQVKTLSVQPELMKKAGKELKIVYTPLHGSGNKPVRRILSEIGIENVLVVKEQELPDPNFSTIRVPNPEDPAAFKLAMELADGEGADCIFGTDPDCDRVGIAVKDTEGKYYLMTGNQIGCVLLYYILKSRRTLGTLPKNGAVVKSVVSTELARKIAESYGLTTFDTLTGFKFIAEKIQQFEDTGAYTFVFGFEESYGFLSSTFVRDKDGVNASLLIAEAAAWAKTQGKTLYDILLEIYATYGAYVEKVVSVTLPGKDGVAKMQAIMKGLRMSPPSGLAGLKVLGVRDYLCSERTDAKGNRSRLDLPKSDVLYFELEGGAWVCIRPSGTEPKIKLYVNTNAKDMGEAQELNAKLREASEALMK, encoded by the coding sequence ATGACGTATAAGGAAACGTACGAAAAATGGCTTCGCGACTTTGCGGATGACCCGGCGACGCTTCAGGAGCTAAAAGCGATCGCGGGGGATGAAAAAGAAATCGAGGACCGCTTCTATACCGAGCTTTCATTCGGCACGGCGGGCATGCGCGGCGTGCTGGGCGCGGGCACCAACCGCATGAACCTTCAGAACGTGCGGCGGGCGACGAAGGGCTTTGCGGATTACATCAACGCGGGCGATCCGTCGTATCCGAAGCGGGGCGTGGTCATCGCTTACGATTCCCGGCGCATGTCCCCGGAGTTCGCCAAGGCGGCGGCGCTGGTGCTGTGCCGCGAAGGTATTCACGTTTACCTCTTCGACGAGCTGCGCCCGGTGCCGGTTCTCTCCTACGCGGTGCGCCATCTGCACGCGGTAGCGGGCATCGTGATTACCGCCAGCCACAACCCGCCGCAGTACAACGGCTACAAGGTCTACTGGGAGGACGGCGCCCAGATGCCGCCGGAATACGCGGATCAGGTGCTCTCGCGCATCCGCGCGTGCACCTATCAGGACGCGGTGGAGATGGACGAGGAAGAGGCCCGCGCGGCGGGGCTTTTGCAGATCATCGGCAACCGCGAGGTGGACGACGACTACATCGCGCAGGTAAAGACCCTGTCCGTGCAGCCGGAGCTCATGAAGAAAGCGGGCAAGGAGCTCAAGATCGTCTACACGCCCTTGCACGGCTCGGGCAACAAGCCCGTGCGGCGGATCCTTTCGGAAATCGGCATTGAAAACGTGCTGGTCGTGAAGGAGCAGGAGCTGCCCGATCCGAATTTCTCCACCATCCGGGTGCCCAACCCCGAGGACCCCGCGGCGTTCAAGCTGGCGATGGAGCTGGCCGACGGCGAGGGCGCGGACTGCATCTTCGGCACGGACCCGGACTGCGACCGCGTGGGCATCGCCGTCAAGGATACCGAGGGCAAGTATTACCTCATGACGGGCAATCAGATCGGCTGCGTGCTGCTTTATTACATCCTCAAGAGCCGCAGGACGCTGGGAACGCTGCCGAAGAACGGCGCGGTCGTCAAATCCGTCGTCTCCACGGAGCTCGCGCGCAAGATCGCGGAAAGCTACGGGCTGACCACGTTCGATACGCTGACAGGCTTTAAGTTCATCGCTGAAAAAATCCAGCAGTTCGAGGATACGGGCGCGTATACGTTCGTCTTCGGCTTTGAAGAGAGCTACGGTTTCCTGTCCTCGACCTTCGTGCGGGACAAGGACGGCGTCAATGCTTCGCTGCTCATCGCGGAGGCCGCGGCCTGGGCGAAGACGCAGGGGAAGACGCTTTACGACATCCTGCTGGAAATTTACGCGACCTATGGTGCGTACGTCGAGAAGGTCGTCTCCGTCACCCTGCCTGGCAAGGACGGCGTAGCCAAGATGCAGGCCATCATGAAGGGCCTGCGCATGAGCCCGCCGAGCGGGCTCGCGGGCCTTAAGGTGTTGGGCGTGCGCGATTACCTGTGCTCCGAGCGCACGGACGCGAAGGGGAACAGGAGCCGCCTGGATCTGCCCAAGTCCGACGTGCTGTACTTTGAACTGGAGGGCGGCGCCTGGGTCTGCATCCGGCCCTCCGGCACGGAGCCGAAGATCAAGCTGTACGTCAATACCAACGCGAAGGACATGGGGGAAGCGCAGGAGCTGAACGCGAAGCTGCGCGAAGCCAGCGAAGCTCTGATGAAGTAA